The following proteins are encoded in a genomic region of Camarhynchus parvulus chromosome 4A, STF_HiC, whole genome shotgun sequence:
- the LOC115914979 gene encoding syntaxin-1B-like, with protein MRDRLAELQQRVAAEGDPHDDSLSFDNPAFVRDDASPVGRALREAAELWRALERLEQLSESIDRTQQSVLCCTSEESIAREKSGLGAARAAFARQAAALQPRLGAPPAAPVGGSGRAGPRVRQTQLWLLLRRYGAVLARHYARESRYRHRLKEQIQRQAELAGINLGAQDVDLLAESPQGPRIVGRDLEELKAKHHLGLAQARQRQLMELEAQLLELRGLFVQLEELLAQQHGAADSVEQHVLRTLDYAAQTGGGVKRAAKYQRPSRRSALLRAARGLCSCCPCLPCPGRGLR; from the coding sequence ATGAGGGACCGGCTGGCGGAGCTGCAGCAGCGAGTGGCGGCCGAGGGGGACCCGCACGACGACTCCCTGAGCTTCGACAACCCCGCGTTCGTCAGGGACGACGCCAGCCCCGTGGGCCGGGCGCTGCGGGAGGCGGCCGAGCTGTGGCGGGCGCTGGAgcggctggagcagctctcGGAGAGCATCGACAGGACGCAGCAGTCggtgctgtgctgcacctcGGAGGAGAGCATCGCCCGCGAGAAGAGCGGCCTCGGAGCGGCCCGGGCCGCCTTCGCCCGCCAGGCCGCGGCCCTGCAGCCCCGGCTGGGAGCGCCGCCGGCGGCCCCGGTGGGGGGCTCGGGGCGAGCGGGGCCCCGCGTCCGCCAgacccagctgtggctgctgctgcgcCGCTACGGCGCCGTCCTCGCCCGCCACTACGCCCGGGAGAGCCGCTACCGGCACCGGCTGAAGGAGCAGATCCAGAGGCAGGCGGAGCTGGCGGGCATCAACCTGGGCGCCCAGGACGTGGATCTGCTGGCCGAGAGCCCCCAGGGGCCTCGCATCGTCGGCCGCGACCTGGAGGAGCTCAAGGCCAAGCATCACCTGGGCCTGGCCCAGGCGCGGCAGCGGCAGCTCATGGAGCTGGAGgcgcagctgctggagctgcgcGGGCTGTTcgtgcagctggaggagctgctggcccagcagcacGGCGCTGCCGACAGCGTGGAGCAGCACGTCCTGCGCACCCTGGACTACGCGGCCCAGACGGGCGGCGGCGTGAAGAGAGCCGCCAAATACCAGCGGCCGTCGCGGCGCTCGGCCCTGCTGAGGGCGGCTCgcgggctctgctcctgctgcccctgcctgccctgccccggccGGGGCCTGCGCTga